ccttataactttttttacattaaaaataaaatttgttcgCCCGTGGAACACGTCTAGTCAGCtctaaaaaaagatggaaatcATCAAAGATTGGCAGCTATTATGGAGGAAGATTTCTGACATCCTCTCCTTCAAAGGCTGAATTCTTGAAGGTTGATAACCATTATAGATGAAgatttaatatgaaattatcTCCTAAAAATAGTAGCTAAAACTAAAAGAAGGGGAGGAGGCAGTGAGacacgaaaagaaaaaaaaaaaaaaagcaagaaacaaaaCGAGGGAACACACACAGAGAGACCATTGATCTACCCATCTCTCCTTCATCACCGCTGTCAACAACACTCACAAACTCATCTTCCTCTCCCATTTTTTAACCGAAATTAACACCAAGTTTAAACAAAGCTCTTCCCTTTCTTCCTCTCGGTAGCACAGCCGAAGAGCCCCCCACCTCTCCATTTTTCTTCACACCACAAGCAAAGAAAATCCCAAATCAATTTGTTTCTTCACGATCGTTTTTGGCTTGCTGGTTATTAATTAGGTGCGTGACAAGCATGTGATTCAAGTTCAGTGGAAATTAATTGGCCAGACCGTGAGTTGCACGGGCGTGTCTCACTggtattttcaatattttatggtgtttttcaaCCTTGAAAGTCAATTTTAAACcccaaataaatatattttttctgttatttATGTGATTAAGTTTCATctatattgatatttttgttttattattattgtgaaagtacttttttttagtgatattcacataaaaaaggaataaaacaaaaggattgtaaaaaaaatattgatttatttatcattCCACAATATTTTCCgagtataaataataatttgaaccgAGTTAACATGATTTCattaaaactcataaaataataatgccGGCTTTAAGatccattttgaaacaaatcaaaataatgggcAAGCCctgtataaatttgtattaaCTTTATAGAttcaatattcattttaaaaatagtttagttgacatgtttcttttttaagaaaccgatgttcaaattctaaaataaaatacaggTTATGCATACTTTTAgcaatttcattaaaaacaaattaggacttaacattgacattttttaagagttttttatttttaaaaaccgatgttattttttaacgtATTTAAAAATtgacatcaaattttttaaaaattaatttaaaataattaggatTATTATGGAcaatcataaatataaatattaaaaaaatatttaataaaaatatttttttataagaaaagataTTGTAAGGATAATGTTAGTTTTCCTTGAGAATAACgactcttaatatatatattttgatctcGGCGTGATGTCCACcaaaatgagaaaatattattaattaaactatcCATCAATCTCAGCATtctttgaaattcaattttcatttcataatgTTTCCTTTGGTTTGTGTAGACTTTGTGTTCATAAGATAACAAGAGCAGTTGCGAATATACCAGTGAGGAGACACAAGGTGGAAAAACCTATTAGCGGTTAGAGAAATTCTACAATAGTTGACAAACCAAAAGGAAGCATAACAAGTTGACAAACAAAAAGGAAGCATAAAAAAGCACTTGAGAGATGCTCCTTGTTGGTCTCAGAATCTTAACATAGATCATCAGGTAATAgctctctatctctctttctGACTATAAGAAAATCTACATTTTTTTGCTTCCCATTTCTATCAAACACTTTTTTCGTGCTTTTCTTGATATTCTTGCAGTGTAAAGTTATGCTGTTTATTTATTGTCACTTCTCCACTTGAAAAGCTAAAGATTGTTGGATTCTCTTCTGTTGTTGAATGATATATTCCAATGTCAAGATCTTTTCTTTATGCTTTATTTGATATTCTTGCGAAGAATCTCCATCTGGGTTTTCTTTAAATTGGTTAAAGAAAGCTTCTGTTTTTCGTTGGATTGAATTCAACTTTTAAAGCTTTTTATTGGTTTGAAATGTTAAAggggtggttgtttttttttgttgattatgaCAATTGAGGTTGTGGGCAGCTATAATATTATGTTCCATGTATGAACTCTTTGCCTTTGCATATATTCTTAAGGTATTAAATGGGCAGTAATCATGCAAATTGCAATCCCACTTTTGTGTTACAAGTTGGTGGTTCTGGTTTGTTATAAGCTTAAGTTGTTAAATTTTGCATTAGGATTATTGGTTTGTTAGAGTAGTAGAAGTGATTGATCTAAGACAAGTTAGAAACTTTGGTCTTGCAGATGTACTCTTTCTTGAGTTGTCTGGCTGAAAGTAGTGGCTTGTTTGGAGGAATGAAATGAAAGGTTATAACATGGATGATGGGGAGATAGAGCTTTCGGATCATGTTTTGTTACCGAATCCCGATTCATCTGGCAGTTTGCAGAGCTCTGCATCCGTGGATTCACTTCTTGATGAATTCTTGAAGAATACGAGAACATGTACTCACACTCACACTTGCAACCCCCTTGGCCCTGACATAACTCATACACATACATGCTACCACACACACACCCAAGTCATTACTtctgaagaagatgatgacGTAAACAACAGAGAGCATTCCAATTCTAAAGTAAAAAGGCCAGCAGGAAATAGAGAAGCAGTTCGAAAgtacagagaaaaaaagaaggcacATACTGCTTACTTAGAAGAGGAAGTGAAGAAACTGCGTATATCGAACCAGCAGCTGGTGAGGAAAATACAGCAGCAGGTAATTCTGGAAGCTGAGGTTTTGAGGCTAAGAAGCATATTGATGGGCCTGAGGGGAAAGATTGATACTGAAATGGGTGTGTTCCCTTTCCAAAATCAGGGTGAC
This genomic interval from Populus alba chromosome 1, ASM523922v2, whole genome shotgun sequence contains the following:
- the LOC118028792 gene encoding basic leucine zipper 23-like — protein: MKGYNMDDGEIELSDHVLLPNPDSSGSLQSSASVDSLLDEFLKNTRTCTHTHTCNPLGPDITHTHTCYHTHTQVITSEEDDDVNNREHSNSKVKRPAGNREAVRKYREKKKAHTAYLEEEVKKLRISNQQLVRKIQQQVILEAEVLRLRSILMGLRGKIDTEMGVFPFQNQGDATAAFKDGNCGAQSTGGPKNLQCQTDLPCFHTQVVGSSSRVNIDGNDKLMESWEGNCQPVILNCQANMDNMATTEGHATDMVEALMSSASQVQ